A genome region from Ligilactobacillus cholophilus includes the following:
- a CDS encoding folate family ECF transporter S component: MSKLSWKSPKLNIRTVTVSALLLALQIILGKLSIGDPTVLKVGLGFIGTGLIGYLLGPWLGGVLLVLEDIVSHTIFSSGSVFFPGFTFSAFFTGVIAGMFLYQQKITWQRMFIYEFVQILVSNVIFTTLWLYILSMTSAHHTTFMALLAVRMPKEIISWPIESLVMFVILRAVSKIKMDAIKNN, translated from the coding sequence ATGTCCAAATTATCATGGAAAAGTCCGAAATTAAATATTCGGACTGTTACTGTTTCAGCGTTATTACTTGCCTTACAAATCATTTTGGGCAAGTTGTCAATCGGTGATCCAACCGTCTTGAAAGTCGGTTTAGGCTTCATCGGAACTGGGCTTATTGGTTACTTACTAGGGCCATGGCTCGGTGGGGTATTACTTGTATTGGAAGACATCGTTTCTCATACTATTTTCAGTTCAGGAAGCGTCTTTTTCCCAGGTTTTACTTTCTCAGCATTCTTCACTGGTGTAATTGCTGGTATGTTCTTATACCAACAAAAAATCACATGGCAACGGATGTTTATATATGAATTTGTTCAAATTCTAGTTTCAAATGTGATTTTCACAACTTTATGGCTTTACATATTAAGTATGACATCAGCACACCATACAACATTTATGGCATTATTAGCAGTGCGGATGCCTAAGGAAATCATTTCATGGCCAATTGAATCATTAGTGATGTTTGTAATTTTGAGGGCTGTTTCAAAAATCAAAATGGACGCCATTAAAAATAATTAA
- a CDS encoding metal ABC transporter permease, whose protein sequence is MFDYAFMRYAFTAGIFIALICSVMGVFVIARQTSFFTHTLSEIGFSGASFGVWLGISPLAGMLLFTCCSALFIGLSGEKVSRRESSISVFSGLFLGLGVLFLSLSNKQANYATSILFGSIVGIDATNLRDLVCLSIFLLILIFFTFRKLAYSSFDAQGAEYNQNFNKLISILFLVMLALTVSITAQIIGALLIFVLLTIPASAAKYYVHSLWKMIGLTFIFALTGIWLGLTLSYLTDWPVSFFITVIESLIYGSAILKQRIAERHK, encoded by the coding sequence ATGTTTGACTATGCATTCATGCGCTATGCATTTACCGCTGGTATTTTCATTGCTTTAATTTGTAGTGTAATGGGAGTTTTCGTCATTGCACGCCAAACTTCCTTCTTTACTCATACGCTTTCTGAAATTGGATTTTCCGGAGCAAGTTTTGGTGTTTGGTTAGGAATTTCCCCCTTAGCTGGAATGTTACTTTTCACTTGTTGTAGCGCCCTTTTCATTGGTTTATCAGGTGAAAAAGTTTCTCGGCGAGAATCTTCAATTTCAGTTTTCTCTGGCTTATTCTTAGGTTTAGGGGTTCTTTTCCTTTCACTATCAAATAAGCAGGCAAACTACGCCACAAGTATTTTATTCGGAAGTATCGTCGGAATTGACGCTACTAATTTACGTGATCTTGTTTGTTTAAGTATCTTCTTATTGATTTTGATTTTCTTCACCTTCCGCAAGTTAGCATATAGTTCTTTCGATGCTCAAGGTGCTGAATACAATCAAAACTTCAATAAGTTGATTTCAATTTTATTCTTAGTAATGCTTGCATTAACTGTAAGTATCACTGCACAAATTATTGGGGCATTGTTGATTTTCGTATTATTAACAATTCCTGCATCCGCTGCTAAATACTATGTTCATTCATTGTGGAAAATGATTGGATTAACATTCATTTTTGCACTAACTGGAATTTGGCTAGGATTAACATTAAGCTACCTTACAGATTGGCCAGTCAGTTTCTTCATTACAGTAATTGAATCATTGATTTACGGTAGTGCAATTTTGAAACAACGGATTGCTGAAAGACATAAATAA
- a CDS encoding ATP-binding cassette domain-containing protein, producing the protein MDSILKVNGLSIQFSGRTLFKDLNFEIPQNALTCITGENGVGKSTLVKHLLQDLDHNYTIHTHFAITRDKVQYVPQLRNIDDEYPLCIRDFVALGFKHRILPWNSKAMNAKLDAILKDTKLDEIQNQPLGRASGGEKQRAYLAQALCSNPELLILDEATASLDRTAKHFLLKLLKKIMAKRNLTVLFITHDAELIDQYADYELHLANQTALMAKKGEA; encoded by the coding sequence ATGGATTCAATCTTAAAAGTCAATGGCTTGAGTATTCAATTCTCAGGTCGCACTCTATTTAAAGACTTAAACTTTGAAATTCCCCAAAATGCATTAACTTGCATCACGGGTGAAAACGGAGTGGGAAAATCAACTTTAGTTAAACACTTACTCCAAGATTTAGATCACAATTACACAATTCATACACATTTCGCAATCACACGCGATAAAGTTCAATATGTACCGCAATTGCGTAATATTGATGATGAATATCCTTTATGCATCCGCGATTTTGTTGCTTTAGGTTTTAAGCATCGCATTTTGCCTTGGAACTCGAAAGCAATGAACGCTAAATTAGATGCTATTTTAAAGGATACAAAATTAGACGAAATTCAAAATCAACCATTAGGCCGAGCTTCTGGTGGGGAAAAACAACGTGCTTATCTTGCTCAAGCACTTTGCTCTAACCCTGAACTATTGATTCTTGATGAAGCAACTGCGAGCTTAGATCGGACTGCAAAGCATTTTCTATTGAAGCTTTTGAAGAAAATCATGGCAAAACGCAACTTAACAGTCCTATTTATCACTCACGATGCAGAATTAATCGATCAATACGCAGATTATGAATTACACTTGGCTAATCAAACTGCTTTGATGGCCAAGAAAGGAGAGGCTTAA
- a CDS encoding metal ABC transporter solute-binding protein, Zn/Mn family, which translates to MQKYFKKIIFLIGICLLGVTLAGCNQSATKQHQQKLTKIDVVATTNFYGQIAQKVLGDHGKVTSIIDSPNVDPHDFTPTVSTAKTVAKANLVIYNGVGYDTWVKRLQGTKYLSVANVVHAKDGDNEHLWYDPQNIAKLTDALVTQYSKMLPQYHDDFVQNAKKYKQQLQQLETKIQQIKKLKHNKKVAVSEPAFDYALKAMGFEIIDEHFSMAVEEDSDPSYTDIAKLQNAIKNHEIAFFVLNKQSESKLVNNIANLCKQENTPIVKVTETMPSNVSYIEWFNSELDQILKIVQQ; encoded by the coding sequence TTGCAAAAATATTTCAAAAAAATTATTTTTTTAATTGGCATTTGCTTGCTCGGAGTTACGCTTGCTGGCTGTAATCAATCAGCAACGAAACAGCATCAACAAAAGTTGACTAAAATCGATGTTGTTGCGACAACTAACTTTTATGGTCAGATTGCCCAAAAGGTTTTAGGTGATCATGGAAAAGTAACATCAATTATCGATAGTCCCAATGTTGATCCTCACGATTTTACTCCAACGGTTTCAACTGCCAAAACTGTTGCTAAGGCAAACTTAGTAATCTATAACGGTGTCGGTTATGACACATGGGTCAAACGTCTTCAAGGTACAAAATACCTTTCAGTTGCTAATGTCGTTCACGCTAAAGACGGCGACAACGAACACTTATGGTATGACCCTCAAAACATCGCCAAACTAACCGATGCATTAGTAACTCAATATAGTAAGATGTTGCCTCAATATCATGACGATTTTGTTCAAAACGCCAAAAAGTATAAGCAACAATTACAACAATTAGAGACTAAAATTCAACAAATCAAAAAGCTCAAACACAACAAAAAAGTTGCTGTTAGTGAACCTGCATTTGACTATGCATTAAAAGCAATGGGCTTTGAAATTATCGATGAACATTTTAGTATGGCTGTTGAAGAAGATTCTGATCCTTCATACACTGACATTGCCAAATTACAAAATGCGATTAAAAATCATGAAATTGCCTTCTTTGTTTTAAACAAGCAAAGTGAAAGTAAATTAGTAAATAATATCGCTAACCTCTGTAAACAAGAAAACACTCCGATTGTTAAAGTTACAGAAACAATGCCAAGTAACGTTTCCTACATTGAATGGTTTAACAGTGAACTTGATCAGATTTTAAAAATTGTACAACAATAA
- the rsmG gene encoding 16S rRNA (guanine(527)-N(7))-methyltransferase RsmG: MTPEEFKQALMEHGIELTDQQMQQFETYYEFLVQANQYVNLTAITAKKDVYLKHFYDSLLPVIELQELRNDVTLCDVGAGAGFPSIPMKIVFPQIKVTIVDSLNKRIKFLEELVSRLDLQDVSLHHARAEEFAGKKSKFRESFDYVTARAVARMTVLTELCLPLVKIGGKFIALKAQKTKEELGDATKAIQALGGKLIADEETALPITHDERHLVVIEKVKATPKQYPRKAGTPNRNPIK, encoded by the coding sequence ATGACACCAGAAGAATTTAAACAGGCATTAATGGAACATGGAATTGAACTTACTGATCAACAGATGCAACAGTTCGAGACTTATTATGAATTCCTTGTTCAAGCCAACCAATATGTAAATCTTACAGCAATCACAGCTAAAAAAGATGTGTATCTAAAACACTTTTATGATTCATTGCTACCAGTAATTGAATTACAGGAATTACGCAATGACGTAACTTTATGTGATGTCGGTGCTGGTGCAGGTTTCCCTTCGATTCCAATGAAAATTGTTTTTCCACAAATCAAAGTAACGATTGTTGATTCTTTAAATAAACGAATTAAGTTTTTAGAAGAACTCGTTAGTCGTTTAGACTTACAAGATGTATCATTACATCATGCTCGTGCAGAAGAATTTGCTGGTAAAAAGAGCAAGTTCCGCGAAAGTTTTGATTATGTAACTGCACGAGCCGTTGCCAGAATGACAGTACTGACTGAATTATGTCTGCCATTAGTTAAAATCGGTGGAAAGTTTATTGCGTTAAAAGCACAAAAAACTAAGGAAGAATTAGGGGATGCTACTAAAGCCATTCAAGCTTTAGGTGGGAAGTTAATTGCGGATGAAGAAACTGCATTACCAATTACTCATGATGAACGACATTTAGTCGTCATTGAAAAAGTTAAGGCAACGCCAAAGCAATATCCGCGCAAAGCAGGAACTCCTAATCGGAATCCAATTAAATAG
- the noc gene encoding nucleoid occlusion protein — translation MAFFWNKKKQSVKSTEDHPETQVEKIEIKQIIPNRFQPRQVFSQQKITELAETIKEHGLLQPIVLREYEENKYEIIAGERRFRAIKYLGWSEVPAIVKTMSDNESASMAVIENLQREELTAIEEAQAYQQLLELNRLTQAELAEQLGKSQSFIANKLRLLKLSQPVQQALLDRKISERHGRALVRLNEEQQKQVLKEILNQHLSVKETEKKVNRLIVPRMKPKKPKIKGVSKDVRLAVNTIKQSVKMVKDTGIKVNVEEETTDDVQKIIIEIPLNKRK, via the coding sequence ATGGCATTCTTTTGGAACAAGAAAAAACAAAGTGTTAAATCAACAGAAGATCATCCTGAGACACAAGTTGAAAAGATCGAGATTAAGCAAATTATTCCTAACCGTTTTCAACCGCGTCAAGTTTTCAGCCAGCAAAAAATTACTGAGTTAGCAGAAACAATTAAGGAACATGGCTTATTACAACCAATCGTCTTACGTGAATACGAAGAAAATAAATATGAGATTATTGCCGGTGAACGTCGTTTCAGAGCAATTAAATATTTAGGTTGGAGTGAAGTTCCTGCAATCGTTAAAACTATGTCTGACAATGAGTCAGCTTCAATGGCAGTGATCGAAAACCTTCAACGTGAAGAGTTAACTGCAATTGAAGAAGCTCAAGCCTACCAACAATTGTTAGAGTTAAATCGTTTAACTCAAGCTGAATTAGCAGAACAATTAGGTAAAAGTCAGTCATTTATCGCTAACAAATTACGTTTATTAAAGTTATCACAACCTGTACAACAAGCCTTGCTTGATCGTAAAATTTCAGAACGGCATGGGCGGGCTTTAGTGCGTTTAAATGAAGAACAACAAAAACAAGTTTTAAAAGAGATTTTAAATCAACATTTATCAGTTAAAGAAACCGAAAAGAAAGTTAATCGCTTGATCGTTCCACGGATGAAACCTAAGAAGCCTAAGATTAAGGGTGTTTCTAAGGATGTGAGGTTAGCCGTTAATACAATCAAACAATCAGTTAAAATGGTCAAAGATACAGGTATTAAGGTTAATGTTGAAGAAGAAACAACCGACGACGTTCAAAAGATTATTATTGAAATCCCATTGAATAAGAGAAAGTAA
- a CDS encoding ParA family protein → MGRIIALANQKGGVGKTTTSINLGACLAKLGKKVLLIDADAQGNATSGLGIRKADIKADVYDVLVNETPITDVIIHTSRENLDIVPATIQLSGAEIELTSQMAREKRLADAVLPIRDSYDYILIDCPPSLGMLTINAFTTCDAILIPVQSEYYALEGLSQLLNTIQLVQKHFNPNLKIEGVLLTMLDARTNLGNEVVEEVKRFFKDKVYQTIIPRNVRLSEAPSHGMSIIDYDPASRGAKEYMALAKEVLAAHGE, encoded by the coding sequence ATGGGGCGGATTATTGCGCTTGCTAACCAAAAGGGTGGTGTTGGTAAAACAACTACCAGCATTAACTTGGGCGCTTGTTTAGCTAAATTAGGTAAAAAAGTATTATTGATTGATGCCGATGCCCAAGGAAATGCAACTAGCGGTTTGGGAATTCGCAAAGCCGATATTAAAGCGGATGTATACGATGTTTTAGTCAATGAAACACCTATTACAGACGTAATTATTCATACATCACGTGAAAATTTAGACATTGTACCCGCAACAATTCAATTATCAGGGGCTGAAATTGAATTAACTTCACAAATGGCACGTGAAAAGCGTTTAGCGGATGCAGTTTTACCAATTCGTGATAGTTATGACTATATTTTAATTGATTGTCCTCCTTCATTAGGAATGTTGACAATCAATGCATTCACAACTTGTGATGCAATTTTAATTCCTGTTCAAAGTGAATACTACGCTTTGGAAGGTTTAAGCCAATTATTAAACACAATTCAATTAGTTCAAAAGCACTTCAATCCAAACTTGAAGATTGAAGGGGTACTTTTAACAATGCTTGATGCACGGACTAATTTAGGAAATGAAGTTGTTGAAGAAGTTAAACGTTTCTTCAAGGACAAGGTTTACCAAACAATTATCCCAAGAAATGTACGTTTATCAGAAGCTCCAAGTCATGGTATGTCAATTATCGACTATGATCCAGCATCTCGTGGAGCTAAAGAATACATGGCATTAGCAAAGGAGGTTCTAGCAGCTCATGGCGAATAA
- a CDS encoding ParB/RepB/Spo0J family partition protein, with amino-acid sequence MANKKGLGRGINALFSDFTEEKEIDEKVEELQLSEIRPNPYQPRKTFDEENLHDLAESIRKNGVFQPIIVRKSSVMGYEIIAGERRFRASKMANQDKIPAIVRAIDDEQMMEIAVLENLQREDLSPLEEAQAYSTLMENLKITQSELSERLGKSRPYIANYLRLLDLPTEVKSMLQNGQLSMGQARTLLALKDKDKLVDLAKRTVKENLTVRQLEQIVNEMNGKKKIKKDKKKKLSPYLLESQTQLQEKFGTKVAIKANEKTGKGKIEISYLSTEDFNRILDVLNIEL; translated from the coding sequence ATGGCGAATAAGAAAGGACTCGGACGCGGTATTAACGCGCTCTTTAGTGATTTTACTGAAGAAAAAGAAATTGACGAAAAAGTTGAAGAATTACAATTAAGTGAAATTCGTCCTAATCCATACCAACCACGTAAGACATTTGATGAAGAAAATCTTCATGATTTAGCAGAATCAATTCGTAAAAATGGTGTTTTCCAACCAATCATTGTGCGGAAATCAAGTGTAATGGGATACGAAATTATCGCCGGTGAACGTCGTTTTAGAGCTTCTAAAATGGCTAATCAAGACAAGATTCCAGCAATTGTACGTGCTATCGATGATGAACAAATGATGGAAATTGCAGTCTTGGAAAACCTCCAACGTGAAGATTTAAGTCCATTAGAAGAAGCTCAAGCATACAGTACTTTAATGGAAAACTTAAAGATCACTCAATCTGAATTATCAGAACGATTAGGTAAATCACGTCCATATATTGCTAATTACTTGCGTTTATTAGACTTGCCTACTGAAGTTAAAAGTATGCTTCAAAATGGACAACTTTCAATGGGACAAGCACGGACTTTATTAGCTTTAAAAGATAAAGATAAGCTCGTTGATTTAGCTAAAAGAACAGTCAAAGAGAATTTAACAGTGCGTCAATTGGAACAAATTGTTAATGAAATGAACGGCAAGAAGAAAATCAAAAAAGATAAAAAGAAAAAATTATCACCATACTTGCTTGAAAGCCAAACTCAATTACAAGAGAAGTTTGGAACTAAAGTGGCGATTAAAGCCAACGAAAAAACTGGTAAGGGTAAGATTGAAATCAGTTATCTTTCAACAGAGGACTTTAACCGTATTTTAGATGTATTAAACATTGAATTATAA
- a CDS encoding DUF951 domain-containing protein: MKDYDLNDIVEMKKAHPCGANQWKIIRMGMDIKIECTNCNHLVMMPRREFERKLKKILIKANN, translated from the coding sequence ATGAAAGACTATGATTTAAATGATATTGTAGAAATGAAAAAGGCTCATCCTTGTGGTGCTAATCAATGGAAGATAATACGAATGGGCATGGATATTAAAATTGAATGCACAAACTGCAATCATTTAGTGATGATGCCACGGCGTGAATTTGAACGCAAACTCAAGAAAATTTTAATTAAAGCAAACAACTAG